A genomic region of Microbacterium schleiferi contains the following coding sequences:
- a CDS encoding type II toxin-antitoxin system death-on-curing family toxin: MTDYLEPVDVEELVASMGFHLRDRNLLLSALAAPLPVFGEEVYESPHSKAAALMIAINRDHPLSDGNKRLSWIVAKAFLALNGEHLTAATVPDGDVFVRAVASNQLPFDDVVRWIEERSTRLSLDGQDR, from the coding sequence GTGACGGACTATCTCGAACCGGTCGATGTAGAGGAACTCGTCGCATCGATGGGATTCCATCTGCGTGACAGGAATCTCCTGCTGTCCGCGCTGGCCGCACCGCTGCCAGTCTTCGGGGAGGAGGTCTACGAGAGTCCCCACAGCAAGGCGGCGGCTCTCATGATCGCCATCAACCGTGATCATCCGTTGTCTGATGGAAACAAGCGGCTCTCGTGGATCGTCGCCAAGGCTTTTCTCGCGCTCAACGGGGAACATCTCACAGCTGCGACGGTGCCCGATGGCGATGTGTTCGTTCGCGCCGTCGCGAGCAATCAACTCCCCTTCGATGATGTCGTGCGGTGGATTGAGGAGCGTTCGACACGACTCTCGCTCGACGGGCAGGATCGCTAA
- a CDS encoding tyrosine-protein phosphatase, with the protein MLFHCAAGWDRTGLVSAFLLRAADVPAPDATADYLQSFVNVADLESLHGRSFHAELRREVTRRWGHTPETAFAEMFENLDVHRWFDVAGTNEATRRSITTWRGSIEFTEDAHVPPEGLHS; encoded by the coding sequence GTGCTGTTTCATTGCGCTGCTGGATGGGACCGTACCGGGCTCGTGAGCGCATTTCTCCTGCGAGCTGCGGACGTGCCCGCGCCTGACGCGACAGCGGATTACTTGCAATCCTTCGTGAACGTCGCCGACCTCGAGTCGCTGCACGGTCGCAGCTTTCACGCCGAGCTGCGGCGGGAGGTAACACGACGGTGGGGGCATACGCCGGAGACCGCGTTTGCCGAGATGTTCGAGAACCTCGATGTTCATCGGTGGTTCGATGTGGCTGGCACTAACGAGGCCACACGACGGTCGATCACGACGTGGCGGGGCTCCATCGAGTTCACGGAGGATGCACATGTGCCGCCGGAGGGCTTGCACTCGTGA
- a CDS encoding tyrosine-protein phosphatase: MAQRSLQVEGLANARDLGGLPRRDGSLTPTGVFFRSENLDSVAPAGWDRLREHGVATVVDLRRPDEASSAVPPDIAHVRVDLDGDEREFWEPVEADGRWATPLYYLSHLESLPHRMAGVLSAIADAEPGECCFIALLDGTVPGS; this comes from the coding sequence ATGGCGCAACGATCGCTCCAGGTCGAGGGGCTCGCGAATGCCCGGGATCTGGGTGGGTTACCCCGACGCGACGGTTCGCTGACTCCGACCGGGGTCTTCTTCCGATCGGAGAACCTCGACAGCGTCGCACCAGCGGGTTGGGATCGGTTGCGGGAGCACGGCGTTGCGACCGTCGTCGACCTCCGTCGGCCGGACGAGGCATCCAGTGCTGTGCCGCCCGACATCGCGCACGTGCGCGTGGATCTCGACGGCGATGAGCGAGAGTTCTGGGAGCCGGTCGAGGCGGATGGGCGGTGGGCGACGCCGCTGTACTACCTCAGCCACCTTGAGTCGCTCCCGCACCGGATGGCCGGCGTCTTGAGCGCAATCGCTGACGCTGAACCCGGGGAGTGCTGTTTCATTGCGCTGCTGGATGGGACCGTACCGGGCTCGTGA
- a CDS encoding GNAT family N-acetyltransferase, whose amino-acid sequence MQLGTERPETGIHVRAAERDDARGIAIVHVQAWREAYAGQLPADALAALAVEPRVPRWAAIIEDNVTDVYVAEAGEDIVGWATSSDGRDHDRPATRELEGIYLLQAVHGSGAGQRLLDAAIGDHPAYLWMLKENPRAEAFYRRNGFERDGATRELRMAGAAVPTVRMVRRRS is encoded by the coding sequence ATGCAGCTGGGAACTGAGCGTCCGGAAACTGGGATCCATGTGCGCGCAGCCGAGCGAGATGACGCTCGAGGCATAGCCATCGTGCATGTTCAGGCCTGGCGTGAAGCCTATGCGGGTCAGCTTCCGGCGGATGCCCTTGCCGCTCTGGCGGTGGAACCTCGCGTACCACGGTGGGCGGCGATTATCGAGGACAACGTCACGGACGTGTACGTTGCCGAAGCCGGGGAAGACATCGTTGGCTGGGCCACGTCAAGCGATGGCCGAGATCACGACCGACCGGCCACGCGCGAACTCGAGGGCATTTACCTTCTGCAGGCGGTACACGGCTCGGGCGCCGGGCAGAGGCTGCTCGACGCAGCGATTGGTGATCATCCGGCCTATCTGTGGATGCTCAAGGAGAATCCCCGAGCCGAAGCGTTCTATCGGCGAAACGGGTTCGAACGAGACGGCGCCACACGCGAACTGCGGATGGCGGGCGCTGCTGTGCCGACCGTGCGGATGGTGAGGCGCCGTAGTTAG
- a CDS encoding DUF2332 domain-containing protein, with protein sequence MTQSLADGYRRFAEVEAAGVSETYTQWALGAAEDRDLLALIAALPRGKRQPNLVFAAARFCGAPNTTYDMFRDWLVEQWAEVVPVIMSRSTQTNEAARCAVLLPVLEQLPGPLTLIEAGAAAGLVLYPDRYSYRYTVNGARSVRIDPPEGPSSVQIPCTIDAASVPTRIPEIAWRAGVDLNPIDLSDSDQRDWLETLVWPEHAERRERLHRAANIVAADPPHLVAGDIVDRVPDLVAEAPPGSHIVVFHSAVLAYLDDDHRAAFVEMIRSLADVTWLSNEGAQVLPFITEQVDEEIRGRTIVARDGKPLALVGPHGQSFDRLGTGFR encoded by the coding sequence ATGACTCAGTCGCTTGCTGACGGATACCGACGGTTCGCCGAGGTGGAAGCTGCCGGCGTTTCGGAGACCTATACCCAGTGGGCTCTGGGAGCCGCCGAAGACCGCGACCTGCTAGCGCTGATCGCCGCGCTGCCGCGGGGGAAGCGCCAGCCGAATCTCGTGTTCGCAGCGGCGCGGTTCTGCGGCGCGCCGAACACGACGTACGACATGTTCCGAGACTGGCTTGTCGAGCAGTGGGCGGAGGTCGTGCCCGTCATCATGAGCCGCTCGACACAAACAAATGAAGCCGCCCGGTGCGCTGTGCTCCTTCCGGTTCTGGAGCAGCTGCCTGGGCCTCTCACATTGATCGAGGCCGGCGCGGCGGCGGGCCTCGTTCTTTACCCCGATCGCTACAGCTACCGCTACACCGTGAACGGCGCGAGATCTGTACGCATCGACCCGCCCGAGGGCCCAAGTAGCGTACAGATCCCCTGCACAATCGATGCAGCCAGCGTGCCGACGAGGATTCCCGAGATTGCATGGCGTGCCGGTGTCGACCTGAATCCGATCGATCTCTCCGACAGCGATCAGCGTGACTGGCTCGAAACGCTCGTCTGGCCGGAGCATGCCGAGCGTCGCGAGCGCCTGCACCGCGCGGCGAACATCGTGGCCGCCGATCCTCCCCACCTTGTCGCCGGCGACATTGTCGACAGGGTTCCTGATCTGGTCGCCGAAGCCCCGCCCGGTTCCCACATCGTCGTCTTCCACAGCGCCGTGCTTGCGTATCTCGACGACGATCATCGAGCTGCGTTCGTCGAAATGATCCGCTCACTCGCGGACGTCACGTGGTTGAGCAACGAAGGGGCTCAGGTGCTCCCGTTCATCACTGAGCAGGTCGACGAAGAGATCCGAGGGCGCACAATCGTGGCTCGGGATGGGAAGCCCCTTGCTCTCGTCGGTCCGCACGGTCAGAGCTTCGATCGGTTGGGCACTGGGTTTCGCTAG
- a CDS encoding DUF6176 family protein, translating into MWLALTRPHDGRSRRGGAPSSSRRMHMCRRRACTREPAVAYPLVVIHLVARRVRPDHRDRVVEWLQSVDGPRRSEALESLATEGVDHETAMLIDTADGPVLIYAMQTDNRNRSLSVADASDRPTDAEHRAVIRAADDGPADARILLDLYVNAP; encoded by the coding sequence ATGTGGCTGGCACTAACGAGGCCACACGACGGTCGATCACGACGTGGCGGGGCTCCATCGAGTTCACGGAGGATGCACATGTGCCGCCGGAGGGCTTGCACTCGTGAACCGGCCGTCGCCTATCCTCTTGTCGTAATTCATCTGGTTGCTCGCCGTGTACGGCCTGATCATCGCGACCGAGTCGTCGAGTGGTTGCAGAGCGTCGACGGTCCGCGGCGTTCGGAAGCGCTGGAGTCGCTCGCTACCGAAGGTGTCGACCACGAGACCGCGATGTTGATCGACACGGCCGACGGCCCCGTGCTCATCTATGCGATGCAGACCGACAACAGGAATCGTTCGCTGTCCGTTGCCGATGCATCCGACCGCCCGACTGATGCGGAGCATCGTGCCGTGATACGGGCCGCCGATGATGGCCCGGCGGACGCGCGCATACTGTTGGACCTGTACGTGAATGCCCCTTAG
- a CDS encoding long-chain-fatty-acid--CoA ligase, giving the protein MPYDPPRPWIASYAEGVPEDLEPVSGSLVDIVATSARDYPDAPALQFFGRTTSYRSLDEQIQRAAAALHAHGVRPGDPVAIVLPNCPQHIVAFYAILRLGAVVVEHNPLYTPRELRKQFEDHGAKHAIVWSKVVRTVQEFPRDLRVKTLISVDLITAMPWTMQLALKLPIAKARESRAALTERVTGAISWDQVVRHEPLPATHPTPGTDDLALIQYTSGTTGSPKGASLTHRNLLANAAQAQAWVPTIHRGEGCVVYAVLPMFHAYGLTLCLTFAMSMGARLVLFPRFDPDMVLEVTKKHPATFLPLVPPIADRLLTESRRTGISLEGTGIAISGAMALPHELVVPFEAETGGYLVEGYGLSECSPVLMANPVAENRVPGTVGLPLPGTECRVVDPDNPSVDVSPGERGELIVRGPQVFSGYYGRPEETEEVFVDGWFRTGDIVTIDDTGFVRIVDRIKELIITGGFNVAPTEVEAVLRQHPAIADVAVVGLPSEHSGEEVVAAIVLDPSVEDIDETAIRDFARSILTPYKVPRRIFVVDELPKSLIGKVLRRQVRTKLLELSGED; this is encoded by the coding sequence ATGCCGTACGACCCGCCTCGCCCCTGGATCGCCAGCTATGCCGAGGGGGTGCCGGAGGATCTTGAGCCTGTCAGCGGCTCTCTCGTCGACATCGTGGCGACATCCGCTCGTGACTATCCCGATGCACCCGCGCTGCAGTTCTTCGGGCGCACCACGAGCTACCGCTCCCTCGACGAACAGATTCAGCGCGCCGCTGCCGCCCTGCACGCTCACGGTGTGCGCCCCGGGGACCCGGTTGCCATCGTGCTGCCGAACTGCCCACAGCACATCGTCGCGTTCTACGCGATTCTGCGCCTGGGCGCCGTGGTGGTCGAACACAACCCGCTCTACACGCCCCGAGAACTGCGCAAGCAGTTCGAAGACCACGGAGCCAAGCACGCGATTGTCTGGAGCAAGGTCGTGCGCACCGTGCAGGAGTTCCCGCGCGACCTGCGCGTGAAGACCCTGATTTCGGTCGATCTCATCACGGCGATGCCTTGGACGATGCAGCTCGCGCTCAAGTTGCCGATCGCGAAGGCACGGGAGTCCCGTGCGGCTTTGACCGAGCGCGTCACCGGGGCGATCAGCTGGGATCAGGTCGTACGCCACGAGCCGCTACCCGCCACGCATCCGACGCCCGGCACCGATGATCTCGCCCTCATTCAGTACACGAGCGGCACGACAGGCTCACCCAAGGGCGCGTCGCTGACCCACCGGAACCTGCTCGCGAATGCCGCACAGGCGCAGGCGTGGGTCCCAACGATTCACCGCGGCGAAGGATGCGTCGTGTACGCGGTGCTTCCGATGTTCCACGCCTACGGACTGACGCTGTGCCTCACGTTCGCGATGTCGATGGGCGCACGCCTCGTGCTGTTCCCGCGGTTCGACCCCGACATGGTGCTGGAGGTGACGAAGAAGCACCCGGCGACCTTCCTGCCGCTGGTGCCGCCGATCGCCGACCGCCTCCTGACGGAGTCGCGGCGCACCGGGATATCTCTGGAGGGAACCGGCATCGCGATCTCCGGTGCGATGGCACTGCCCCACGAGCTCGTTGTGCCGTTCGAAGCCGAGACCGGCGGATACCTCGTCGAAGGCTATGGACTCAGCGAGTGCTCCCCCGTGCTGATGGCCAATCCGGTTGCCGAGAACCGCGTTCCCGGAACCGTCGGGTTGCCGCTACCGGGCACCGAGTGCCGCGTCGTCGATCCTGACAACCCCAGCGTGGATGTCTCCCCCGGCGAGCGCGGGGAGCTCATCGTCCGCGGCCCCCAGGTCTTCTCGGGCTACTACGGCCGGCCCGAGGAGACCGAGGAGGTCTTCGTTGACGGCTGGTTCCGTACCGGTGACATCGTCACGATCGACGACACCGGGTTCGTGCGCATCGTCGATCGCATCAAGGAACTCATCATCACGGGTGGGTTCAACGTCGCGCCCACGGAAGTGGAGGCCGTGCTGCGCCAGCATCCGGCCATTGCCGACGTCGCCGTCGTCGGACTCCCGTCCGAGCACTCGGGCGAGGAAGTCGTCGCCGCGATCGTTCTCGATCCCAGCGTGGAGGACATCGACGAGACAGCAATCCGAGACTTCGCACGCAGCATCCTGACGCCCTACAAGGTGCCGCGGCGCATCTTCGTCGTCGACGAGCTCCCGAAGTCGCTGATCGGCAAGGTGCTGCGCCGGCAGGTCCGCACGAAGCTGCTGGAGCTGTCGGGCGAGGACTGA